A genomic window from Maylandia zebra isolate NMK-2024a linkage group LG20, Mzebra_GT3a, whole genome shotgun sequence includes:
- the LOC101487991 gene encoding ER membrane protein complex subunit 3, with protein MAGPELLLDSSIRMWVVLPIVFVTFFVGVIRHYVTQLLHSDKKVNLEQVSDSQVLMRSRILRENGKYIPRQSFAMRKHYFNDAETGFFKKAKRKVVPKNPMTDSSMMVDMMKGNLTNVLPMIVIGGWINWAFSGFVITKVPFPLTLRFKPMLQRGIDLLSLDASWVSSASWYFLNVFGLRSMYSLILGQDNAADQSRIMQDQMTGAAMAMPPDPNKAFKSEWEALEVVEHKWALENVEEELMSKDLNFGGFFSQDKSAVF; from the exons ATGGCCGGTCCGGAGCTCCTGCTGGACTCCAGCATTCGGATGTGGGTGGTCCTGCCCATCGTGTTCGTCACCTTCTTTGTTGGGGTCATCCGACACTATGTCACCCAGCTGCTCCACAGCGACAAGAAAGTCAACCTGGAGCAGGTCTCTGACAG CCAGGTGCTCATGCGCAGCCGCATCCTCAGAGAGAACGGAAAGTACATTCCCCGACAG TCCTTCGCCATGAGGAAACATTACTTCAACGACGCCGAGACCGGCTTCTTCAAGAAGGCCAAGAGGAAGGTTGTCCCCAAGAACCCCATGACAG ACTCTAGCATGATGGTAGACATGATGAAGGGAAACCTGACCAACGTCCTGCCCATGATTGTGATTGGTGGATGGATCAACTGGGCTTTCTCTGGATTCGTCATTA CTAAGGTGCCGTTCCCGTTAACGCTGAGGTTCAAGCCAATGTTGCAGAGAGGGATCGACCTGCTGTCGCTGGATGCCTCATG GGTGAGCTCGGCGTCCTGGTACTTCCTGAACGTGTTCGGGCTGAGGAGCATGTACAgcctgattctgggtcaggaTAACG CTGCTGACCAGTCCCGGATCATGCAGGACCAGATGACAGGCGCTGCCATGGCGATGCCCCCTGACCCCAACAAGGCCTTCAAG AGCGAGTGGGAGGCGCTGGAGGTCGTGGAACATAAGTGGGCGCTGGAGAATGTGGAGGAGGAGCTGATGTCCAAAGACCTAAACTTTGGGggcttcttcagccaggacaagTCTGCTGTATTCTAG
- the usp11 gene encoding ubiquitin carboxyl-terminal hydrolase 11, with the protein MTANSRCSAAESPGLETQRREIESLLRECELRAGESWYVVDRRWFDQWKEFVETGDQNSTSFPGQIDNAELFEDLDSYHLKDRLVEDEDFVLVPAEAWHKLLSWYGMVDDQPPLERKVVDLPSTLKVEVYPIEIFLCLHSNMENAVTTKFSRTDSIHLIQRAMCQAFSVPPGSECRLWMKSSDSSCERLRNVHMSVLDACLSSGMTVIMETRNADGTWPSSRPQIMRNSVEEQDSYRGQPGVCGLTNLGNTCFMNSALQCLSNTPPLTEYFLQNSYVDELNFTNPLGMKGEIAEAYADVIKQMWSGRHYSVVPRVFKTKVGHFASQFLGYQQHDSQELLSFLLDGLHEDLNRVKNKEYIELRDADGRQDQEVAEEAWRNHLRRNDSVIVDTFHGLFKSTLVCPECHKVSVTFDPFCYLSVPLPVSKERVMEVFFVSLDPYAKPVQHRVVVPKAGKVSDLCSALSEMTSVPPTQMVVADVFNHRFYKIYNMGESLSAILDRDDIFVYELSVLEEQPEEQVLLALYLRERSHYRDYGSGGGSYGTSLFGHPLLLNVPRSSCSQEALYNLFLQRLARYVRLPDPSEELEEEEEDDEEELYKTQTNGISDDDEQEEVEPAGPSQTDYSCGDATPNRKSDGNTTEPQAEENHIQPLPDHGDPGENSNGSQSQTEPGCSGDANSADDMDPGEQSSGPAGADRSSKPPAEQPHEPTEEENEEDKQEEACSPSPPANEHPAKRRACHVRRKRLFSIQAVNSNGTTERGMGEGGSAVSFSSQPYVAIDWEPDMKKRFYNENEAEKYVKHASMEVPQQHMTVQLQQCIELFTTVETLEEENPWYCPVCKKHQLATKKLDLWSLPEVLIIHLKRFSYTKFTREKLDSIVEFPLRDLDFSGFLLRKTLSSEEPPSRYDLIAVSNHYGGLRDGHYTTYAKNKDNGQWYYFDDSKVTYATEDQIVTNAAYVLFYQRQDKIRKPTLPAPNTGPTSSSQTSSDTASCKDDEDAAELGAASSITMETE; encoded by the exons ATGACGGCCAACAGCCGCTGCTCCGCCGCGGAGTCCCCGGGCCTGGAGACCCAGCGACGTGAGATCGAGTCTCTTCTACGGGAGTGCGAGCTCCGCGCTGGGGAGAGCTG gTATGTGGTAGATCGCCGCTGGTTTGACCAATGGAAGGAGTTTGTGGAGACTGGAGATCAGAACTCGACGTCTTTCCCGGGTCAGATCGACAACGCGGAGCTGTTCGAGG ATCTGGACTCGTACCACCTGAAGGATCGTCTGGTGGAGGACGAGGACTTTGTGCTGGTGCCGGCAGAGGCGTGGCACAAGCTGCTGTCTTGGTACGGCATGGTGGATGATCAGCCGCCGCTAGAACGCAAG gtggTGGACCTGCCCAGCACTCTGAAGGTGGAGGTTTACCCCATCGAGATCTTCCTCTGCCTCCACAGCAACATGGAGAACGCCGTCACCACAAAGTTCAGCCGAACCGACAGCATAC acttGATCCAGAGGGCGATGTGTCAGGCCTTCTCGGTACCTCCGGGCTCAGAGTGCCGCCTGTGGATGAAGAGTTCGGACAGCAGCTGCGAGCGTCTTAGGAACGTGCACATGAGCGTGCTGGACGCCTGCTTGAGCTCGGGGATG acggTGATCATGGAGACGAGGAATGCAGACGGCACCTGGCCGAGCTCCAGGCCTCAGATCAT GAGGAACTCTGTGGAGGAGCAGGACTCGTACAGAGGGCAGCCGGGCGTCTGTGGCCTCACCAACCTGGGCAACACCTGCTTCATGAACTCAGCGTTACAG TGTCTGAGTAACACCCCGCCCCTGACGGAGTACTTCCTGCAGAACTCCTATGTGGATGAGCTGAACTTCACCAACCCTCTGGGAATGAAGGGAGAGATCGCCGAGGCCTACGCCGACGTCATCAAGCAGATGTGGTCAGGGAGGCATTACTCTGTGGTGCCGCGCGTCTTCAAG aCGAAGGTGGGCCACTTTGCTTCTCAGTTTCTGGGCTACCAGCAGCACGACAGTCAGGAGCTGCTGTCCTTCCTGCTGGACGGGCTGCACGAAGACCTGAACAGAGTCAAAAACAAAGAGTACATCGAGCTGCGGGACGCCGATGGGCGTCAGGACCAG GAAGTGGCGGAGGAGGCGTGGCGTAACCACCTTCGGCGGAACGACTCTGTGATCGTCGACACTTTTCACGGCCTCTTCAAGTCCACGCTGGTCTGTCCAGAGTGCCACAAGGTttctgtgacctttgacccatTCTGCTACCTGAGCGTCCCGCTTCCTGTCAGCAAGGAGCGTGTCATGGAGGTGTTCTTCGTCTCCCTGGACCCGTACGCCAAACCTGTCCAG CATCGTGTTGTGGTTCCTAAAGCAGGAAAAGTGTCCGACCTCTGCTCAGCTCTGTCAGAGATGACCAGCGTGCCGCCCACTCAG ATGGTGGTCGCTGATGTCTTCAATCATCGTTTCTACAAGATCTACAACATGGGCGAAAGTCTGAGCGCCATTCTCGACCGAGACGACATCTTTgt GTACGAGCTGAGCGTGCTGGAGGAGCAGCCTGAGGAGCAGGTGCTGCTGGCGCTCTACCTGAGAGAGCGCTCGCACTACAGAGACTACGGCTCGGGCGGCGGCTCGTACGGCACGTCGCTATTCGGACACCCGCTGCTGCTCAACGTGCCGCGCAGCAGCTGCAGCCAGGAGGCGCTCTACAACCTGTTCCTGCAGAGACTGGC GCGCTACGTGCGACTGCCTGATCCGTCTGAGGagttggaggaagaggaggaagatgatgaagaggagctgTACAAGACTCAGACCAACGGCATCAGTGATG ATGACGAGCAGGAGGAAGTGGAGCCTGCTGGCCCGTCCCAGACAGATTACTCCTGCGGTGACGCGACCCCCAACAGGAAATCAGACGGCAACACAACAGAGCCACAGGCTGAGGAGAACCACATTCAGCCTTTACCGGACCACGGAGACCCCGGTGAGAACAGTAACGGCTCCCAGAGCCAGACGGAGCCCGGCTGCAGCGGAGACGCCAACAGCGCCGATGACATGGACCCCGGCGAGCAGTCGAGCGGTCCCGCAGGAGCCGACCGCAGCTCAAAACCTCCAGCGGAGCAGCCTCATGAGCCaacagaggaagaaaatgaaGAAGACAAGCAGGAGGAGGCTTGCTCTCCCAGCCCGCCAGCCAATGAGCATCCGGCTAAGAGGAGGGCGTGTCACGTCAGGAGGAAGCGTCTGTTCAGCATCCAGGCGGTCAACTCCAACGGGACGACCGAGAGGGGGATGGGAGAGGGAGGAAGCGCCGTGTCCTTCAGCT CTCAGCCCTACGTGGCCATCGACTGGGAGCCCGACATGAAGAAGAGATTCTACAACGAGAACGAGGCTGAG AAGTACGTGAAGCATGCCAGCATGGAGGTCCCTCAGCAGCACATGACTGTTCAGCTGCAGCAGTGCATCGAGCTGTTCACCACTGTGGAGACGCTGGAGGAGGAGAACCCATg GTACTGTCCGGTGTGTAAGAAGCACCAGCTGGCCACAAAGAAGCTGGATCTCTGGTCTCTGCCAGAGGTTCTCATCATCCACCTCAAGAGGTTCTCCTACACCAAGTTCACCAGAGAGAAGCTTGACAGCATTGTGGAGTTCCCCCTCAG AGACCTCGACTTTTCCGGCTTCCTCCTGAGGAAGACTCTCTCCAGTGAGGAGCCTCCGAGCCGCTATGACCTCATCGCCGTGTCCAATCACTACGGAGGACTCAGAGATGGACATT ACACCACCTATGCGAAGAACAAGGACAACGGTCAGTGGTATTACTTTGACGACAGTAAAGTGACCTACGCCACAGAGGACCAGATCGTG ACCAACGCTGCCTACGTTTTGTTCTACCAGCGACAGGACAAGATCAGAAAACCCACACTGCCCGCCCCCAACACAGGCCCCACCTCCTCCAGCCAGACGTCCAGTGACACTGCTTCCTGCAAAGACGACGAGGATGCCGCAGAGCTGGGCGCCGCCTCCAGCATCACTATGGAAACAGAATGA